TGCGCTCCTCTGAGGTCATCTGCCGCCGGACACTCTCTTCTGCGATCTCCCGAGCTTCGATCAGCCGTTCTCGATACTTCCTTCCTTTGGCCGTCAGCTGGACTCGAATTGCTCTGCCCGTTTTTGCCCGGTGCTCCAACACGAGCCCTTCCTGGGCCAGTGACTTGACAGCCCGGTGCACGACGGTGCGGTCGAAGCCCAAAAGCGTGGCGATCTGATTCTGATTCAACGTCGTTCCGCCACGCAATGCTGACAGGATAAAACCGCGTGTCGCCGAGCACTGGGTTTTTCGCTCCAGTCTCTTCCCCACCGAGAAATACGCCGCTGCGAGATGGGCGAGAACCGAGTCTTTCAAAATGTCATCGGGAATCTCTTTCCTCGGGAGGATGCTCATAGGACGGACACCGTTGCATCGAGAGGTCTTCGCCACTGCGGTGGCTCGTTGTGGGCAAGCGATTTCTTCCCGATCGCAATCACCATCACGATCTCATGGTGCCGGCCGGACAAACTCAGATATTGAGAGAGCCTGCGGGTATCAAAGCCCTCCATCGGACAAGTGTTCATTCCCAGCGCTTCGGCAGCGATCATCAGATTCTGGCAAGCCAACGAGGTACTCTTCGTCGCCCATTTGAACAAGTCCTGTCGGGACAGCGGCGGCATCCCGATCACCATCCGCAGATTTAGCAGTCGGAAGAAGGCCCGTTTGATCGCAGCAAACACTCCGAATGGTCCAGGCATGAACAGTATCCGGCCGACTTTTGCTCTGCGCTCATAGGCGTGAATTTTTTCTTCGCTGAAGTTGTTTTTGCGCATCCACTCTAGCTGGCCTTGCGATGTGGCTGACAGCGAGCCGAGGTCTGTAACCGCCACGACCAGGGCGGAGGCGGTTTCCGCGGGTTTCTGTCCAAGGCAAAGTTTCGCCACCAGGGCCTTCTTTGCCGCGGACTGCACCCAATAAAACTTGTAAGGCTGGCTATTGAAGCTTGAGGGAGCATGGCAGGCTGCATTGATAATTTGTTCGCGTAGCTCTTCGGAGATCTCTACGGGTTCAAAGATCCTAACCGCTCGCCTTTGGAAGATCGCGTCCAGGGTCTCGTTCATGGCTCGCTACCTCTTATGTTGCTATAACAACATATCAATGTTGTTATTGCAACATGACCCGTCCGAAGCTGGTTGGAAGCGAGCTGTCAGGTGGCCCCAATCGCCAAATCACTCATCAAGGCAAGATCAGTAACGACAAGTCGGCTTGTCAGAATGGATGATTCTGCGGCAGATCGAATCAGAGTCAGGGGCTTGAGGGACTTCGAATCTGCTGTCGCACCTTGCCGCTCCCTTCCATAAAAATCCACCCAGAATCAATTCGTCTTCAGCATTTGCAAAGACTCGAAGAAAGCCCTCAGCCGTTGCCGATTAAAATCCTGTCAAGCCCCCAAACCGCGAAAACCCGCGCCAGTCCCGCACATTCGCGTGGCGTATGAGTTATGCCCAATCCGTTATACTTACTACAAGAACAAAAAAAGGGTTCCGAAGTGCGGAGCCCTTTCGTCATTAAGCCGCTAACCCTTTCGATGCCACCTATTTAGCCGTAAGTTCTTTATTTGCCCGTATTTACAGGTGCAAGTCTCTCGTAAGCAACTCAAACAAAGCATCTTACACGCGGGTAATATGGGGGGTACCCCCCGGCCGCAGGCTGACTTCGGAGACAGGGCAAACATCCAAGCCGAATGGAACTATCACCACCAACCCGTGCCACCCAAGATTCTCAGGACTCTCAGGATCAGGCCTTCATGCAGCGAGCCCTCAAGCTCGCCGCGGAGACCATCGGGCTGGCCTCGCCCAACCCGCAGGTAGGCTGCATCCTCACCCAGACGCCACCCAGCGGAGGCGCTCCGAAGGTCATCGGCGAAGGCGCGCACCTCTACACTGACCGTGACCACGCCGAGATCGTAGCCCTCAAGAAAGCCGCGCAACGTGGCCTCTCCACCAGCGGAGCCACCGCCTACGTCACCCTCGAACCCTGCAGCCACCACGGCCGCACCGGCCCCTGCGCCGACGCCCTCATCGCCGCCGGCGTCCGTCGCTGCGTCGTCGCCACCCAGGACCCCAACCCCCGCGTCAGCGGTCAGGGACTGGCCAAACTCCGCGCCGCAGGCATCGAGGTCACACTCGGAGTCCTGCAGGATCGAGCCCGCGACCTGAACGACGCCTTCGCCCACTTCATCCAGCACCACACCCCCTTCGTCACCCTCAAGGCCGCGCTCTCGGTCGACGGCAAACTCGCACCGCCGCCGGCCTCCCGCTTCCCCAACCGGCCCCACTGGCTCACCGGCCCCGCCGCCCGCTACGAGGTCCAACTCCTCCGCCACGCCTCCGACGCAGTCCTCACCGGCATCGGCACCGTCCTCGCCGACAACCCGCAACTAACCGACCGCAGCGGAGTGCAGAATCCAACGCGCAGCGAAGTGCCCGATCCAGCGCAAAGCGGCCACGCAGCAGCACCCGGCAGTCTGCCTCGCCTCCGTCCTCTGCTCCGCGTCGTCCTCGACACCCAGCTCCGAATACCCCTCACCTCGCAGCTCATCCGCTCCGCCAAGAACGATCTCCTCATCCTCTGTGGCGAACTCGCTCCAACTGCAAAAGCAGTCGCCCTCGGCTCACTCGGCATCGAGGTCGAACACATCCCCAGCCACACCGGACGCCTCAGCCTCCCCGCCGTCCTCACCACCCTCGCCGAACGCGACATCCTCAGCCTCCTGCTCGAGTGCGGCTCTCATCTCAACGGAGCCTTCCTCCAGCAAAACCTCGTCGACAAAGCCGTGCTCTTCTACGCCGAGGCCGAACTCGGCGACCAGGCCATCCCCTTCGCCCAGGGCATCGGCTCTCCTTACCTCTTTGAAGAGTCCCTGCATCGCGTCACCCGCACTGCCTACGGCCAAGACGCCTGCGTGACCGGCTACCTCCACGATCCCTGGCCTCTGCTCCCGCCCAACCCCGTCCCCCCGCCGTCGAAAGCGATAAGCTAACACCATGTTCACTGGCCTGATCGAAACCACCGGCAAGCTTCTAGCCATCACCCCAACCGCAGGCGCGACCCGCATCACCATCGCCTCGCCCACGCTAACCGCGCGCCTCAACACCGGCGACAGCATCGCAGTCAACGGAGTCTGTCTCACCGCACTCAGCATCGAACCAAACGCCTTTCCCCCACGCTTCTCCGCCGACCTCGCCGCCGAGACCATCGCCCGCACCACCCTCACCCACCTGCGCCCCGACGCCATCGTCAACCTCGAGCTCCCCACACCCGCAGGCTCGCCACTCGGCGGCCACGTCGTCCAGGGCCACGTAGACGGCACCGCCGTCCTTCAATCCCTCTCCCCCATCACACCCAACCAACCCGACACCGACTGGCGTCTACGCCTCCAGCTCCCCGACGCACTAACCCGCTACGTCGTCCCCCAGGGCTCCATCACCATCGAAGGCATCAGCCTCACAGTGGCCTCCATCGTCGGCAACGAGGTAGAGGTAGCCATCATCCCCCACACCTACGCCGCCACCAGCCTCCACACCCTCACCCCCGGCACCCTCCTCAACATCGAGGTCGATGTCCTCAGCAAATACGCCGAACGCCAGCACTCCTCAGAAAAATTCGCCCTGACCGAGCAGTACCTCATCGCCAACGGCTACTAACTGTGGATTCCCCATTGCTGTAAAGCTGTTGCATCTCACGCGAAGCGTCCAATACTCCACGAAGGTCCTGCCGAAGGCCCCGTGGTGGCCGCCCGGCGTTAGGGCGCTTTCCTATGTCTTCACCTTCGAGAACACTGCTCTAACCGTCCGCAGCAACATCACAACGCATCGAGCACAAAGAAAAAAGCGCGACCAAAAGGCCGCGCTTCTTAGCAGTTCGTAACTTGGAACTCGAAGTTAGATCGAACTCATGTTGTGCAGAAACTCCTGATTGTTACGAGTCTTCGCCAGCTTATCGGTCAGCAACTCCATCGCTTCAACAGGCGACAGCGGATTCAGCACCTTGCGCAGAATCCAGGTCCGCTGCAGATCCTCCTTCGGAATCAGCAGCTCTTCCTTGCGCGTACCCGAGCGCTGGATATCGATCGCCGGAAACACACGCTTATCCACCAGCTTGCGATCCAGAATCACTTCCATGTTGCCGGTTCCCTTGAACTCCTCGAAGATCACCTCATCCATGCGCGAGCCGGTATCAACAAGCGCAGTCGCAATGATCGTCAGCGAACCGCCCTCCTCGATGTTGCGAGCCGCACCGAAGAAGCGCTTCGGCCTCTGCAGCGCATTCGAGTCCACACCGCCTGAGAGCACTTTGCCCGAAGGCGGAACGATCGTGTTGTACGCACGCGCCAGACGCGTAATCGAGTCCAGCAGAATCACCACATCGCGCTTGTGCTCCACCAGCCGCTTGGCCTTCTCGATCACCATCTCGGCGACCTGAACGTGTCGCGCCGCTGGCTCATCGAAGGTGGAGCTTATCACTTCCCCTTTGACGCTACGCTGCATATCGGTCACTTCTTCCGGCCGCTCATCGATCAGCAACACGATCAGCACCACCTCCGGATGATTCGCCGTAATGCTGTTCGCGATCGACTGCAGCAACATCGTCTTACCAGTACGCGGCGGAGCCACAATCAACCCACGCTGCCCCTTACCCACCGGCGTCAGCAGATCCATCACACGGCCGGAGATATGCTCGCGAACCGTCTCCATCTTCACCCGCTCCTGTGCGTACAAAGGCGTCAGGTTGTCGAACAGGATCTTGTTTCGCGTCTCTTCCGGCGACTCGAAGTTGATCGCCTCGATCTTGACCAGCGCGAAGTACTTCTCGCCCTCATGCGGCGGCCGGACATTGCCGCTGATCGTGTCCCCTGTCTTCAGGTCAAACTTGCGAATCTGTGAAGGAGAGACATAGATGTCATCGGGGCCGGGCAGGTAGTTGTAGTCGGGAGAGCGGAGGAAGCCGTAACCATCAGGCAGGATTTCAAGCACGCCTTCCGCAAAGATATGACCTTCTTTTTCGCTCTGCGCCTGCAGAATCTTGAAGATAAGGTCTTGCTTGCGGAGACCGCTGGTTCCGGCAATGTCGAGACCGCGCGCCAGTTTACCCAGCTCCGCGATATTGTGTTCTTTTAACTCGGAAATCGTCATGTTTTACCTGGA
The nucleotide sequence above comes from Tunturibacter empetritectus. Encoded proteins:
- a CDS encoding MarR family winged helix-turn-helix transcriptional regulator — translated: MSILPRKEIPDDILKDSVLAHLAAAYFSVGKRLERKTQCSATRGFILSALRGGTTLNQNQIATLLGFDRTVVHRAVKSLAQEGLVLEHRAKTGRAIRVQLTAKGRKYRERLIEAREIAEESVRRQMTSEERKTLLRLLKLVAECDF
- a CDS encoding nitroreductase family protein, which produces MNETLDAIFQRRAVRIFEPVEISEELREQIINAACHAPSSFNSQPYKFYWVQSAAKKALVAKLCLGQKPAETASALVVAVTDLGSLSATSQGQLEWMRKNNFSEEKIHAYERRAKVGRILFMPGPFGVFAAIKRAFFRLLNLRMVIGMPPLSRQDLFKWATKSTSLACQNLMIAAEALGMNTCPMEGFDTRRLSQYLSLSGRHHEIVMVIAIGKKSLAHNEPPQWRRPLDATVSVL
- the ribD gene encoding bifunctional diaminohydroxyphosphoribosylaminopyrimidine deaminase/5-amino-6-(5-phosphoribosylamino)uracil reductase RibD — translated: MELSPPTRATQDSQDSQDQAFMQRALKLAAETIGLASPNPQVGCILTQTPPSGGAPKVIGEGAHLYTDRDHAEIVALKKAAQRGLSTSGATAYVTLEPCSHHGRTGPCADALIAAGVRRCVVATQDPNPRVSGQGLAKLRAAGIEVTLGVLQDRARDLNDAFAHFIQHHTPFVTLKAALSVDGKLAPPPASRFPNRPHWLTGPAARYEVQLLRHASDAVLTGIGTVLADNPQLTDRSGVQNPTRSEVPDPAQSGHAAAPGSLPRLRPLLRVVLDTQLRIPLTSQLIRSAKNDLLILCGELAPTAKAVALGSLGIEVEHIPSHTGRLSLPAVLTTLAERDILSLLLECGSHLNGAFLQQNLVDKAVLFYAEAELGDQAIPFAQGIGSPYLFEESLHRVTRTAYGQDACVTGYLHDPWPLLPPNPVPPPSKAIS
- a CDS encoding riboflavin synthase, which gives rise to MFTGLIETTGKLLAITPTAGATRITIASPTLTARLNTGDSIAVNGVCLTALSIEPNAFPPRFSADLAAETIARTTLTHLRPDAIVNLELPTPAGSPLGGHVVQGHVDGTAVLQSLSPITPNQPDTDWRLRLQLPDALTRYVVPQGSITIEGISLTVASIVGNEVEVAIIPHTYAATSLHTLTPGTLLNIEVDVLSKYAERQHSSEKFALTEQYLIANGY
- the rho gene encoding transcription termination factor Rho, translated to MTISELKEHNIAELGKLARGLDIAGTSGLRKQDLIFKILQAQSEKEGHIFAEGVLEILPDGYGFLRSPDYNYLPGPDDIYVSPSQIRKFDLKTGDTISGNVRPPHEGEKYFALVKIEAINFESPEETRNKILFDNLTPLYAQERVKMETVREHISGRVMDLLTPVGKGQRGLIVAPPRTGKTMLLQSIANSITANHPEVVLIVLLIDERPEEVTDMQRSVKGEVISSTFDEPAARHVQVAEMVIEKAKRLVEHKRDVVILLDSITRLARAYNTIVPPSGKVLSGGVDSNALQRPKRFFGAARNIEEGGSLTIIATALVDTGSRMDEVIFEEFKGTGNMEVILDRKLVDKRVFPAIDIQRSGTRKEELLIPKEDLQRTWILRKVLNPLSPVEAMELLTDKLAKTRNNQEFLHNMSSI